In the Podospora pseudocomata strain CBS 415.72m chromosome 5, whole genome shotgun sequence genome, one interval contains:
- a CDS encoding hypothetical protein (EggNog:ENOG503NXHX; COG:S; antiSMASH:Cluster_4) yields MPRDAERTKAAGGGYTRFTRVRRASYCRVLLVVSTFCLLGLYSQLLRVTSPFCEQLGGFINHRHRPQLSPLLSPLKFKKDGSFQLSIFSDLHFGENAWEPWGPKQDLASLGVINSVLDREPETDFVVLNGDIITGENVYLDNDTQYIDKIAETLASRDITWGSTYGNHDSDCRLSPTAMFEREKRYKGSRTARMVRGREEGVGVTNYYLEVQGLDARVEMVLWFFDSRGGFVSQEEGGGNRRKGRENWVSKEVVRWFREMSGRLKRENGGRSLPGLGFVHIPIGAFWEVQKRGIDGKKQPGINGDQPVNRQGEGWCKDGMEGCEYGGQDGGFMEAVMEEGLLGLFVGHDHGDTWCSDYEKGGRRVYLCFGQHTGYGGYGSWIRGSRQVWVSIEGLRLREMDTWVRLESGKVVGRVRLNETFGRDEYEVVEDERTHLPVDEEN; encoded by the exons ATGCCGCGAGACGCTGAAAGGACGAaagctgctggtggtggttacaCGAGGTTTACAAGGGTCAGACGGGCATCGTATTGCCGAGTTTTGTTGGTCGTGTCGACGTTTTGTCTACTCGGTCTTTATTCACAGCTCCTTCGTGTAACAAGCCCATTTTGCGAACAGCTTGGCGGCTTCATCAATCATCGCCATCGACCGCAACTCAGTCCCCTCCTGTCGCCGCTTAAGTTCAAAAAAGACGGCAGCTTCCAACTGAGCATCTTTTCAGATTTGCATTTTGGCGAGA ACGCCTGGGAACCCTGGGGTCCCAAACAAgacctcgcctccctcggcGTGATAAACTCTGTTTTGGACAGAGAACCAGAGACGGATTTTGTGGTGCTGAATGGAGATATCATCACGGGGGAGAATGTTTATCTCGACAACGACACCCAGTATATCGACAAAATCGCCGAGACGTTGGCAAGTAGAGATATTACGTGGGGGAGTACGTACGGGAATCACGACTCGGACTGCAGGCTATCGCCCACGGCGATGTTTGAGCGGGAGAAGAGGTACAAAGGTAGTAGAACGGCGAGGATGGTAAGGGGcagagaggagggggtgggggtgacgAATTATTATTTGGAGGTGCAAGGGCTGGAtgcgagggtggagatggtgttgtggtttTTTGATAGCAGAGGTGGTTTTGTTTcccaggaggagggaggtgggaataggaggaaggggagggaaaatTGGGTTAGCAAGGAAGTGGTGAGGTGGTTTAGGGAGATGAGCGGGAGGCTGAAGAGAGAgaatggggggaggagtttgccggggttggggtttgtgcATATCCCTATTGGGGCTTTTTGGGAGGTTCAGAAAAGGGGGATAGACGGGAAGAAGCAGCCTGGAATTAATGGGGATCAGCCGGTTAACCgacaaggggaggggtggtgtaaagatgggatggagggttGCGAGTATGGGGGGCAGGATGGGGGGTTTAtggaggcggtgatggaggaggggttgttggggttgtttgtGGGGCATGATCATGGGGATACATGGTGTTCGGATTATGAAAAGGGGGGCAGGAGGGTTTATTTGTGTTTTGGGCAGCATACGGGTTATGGGGGGTATGGGAGTTGGATTAGGGGATCGAGGCAGGTGTGGGTTTCGATTGAGGGGTTGAGATTGCGGGAAATGGATACGTGGGTTAGGCTGGAGagtgggaaggtggtggggagagtGAGGTTGAATGAGACTTTTGGGAGGGATGAGtatgaggttgtggaggatgag